Proteins from a single region of Campylobacter concisus:
- a CDS encoding site-specific integrase, with the protein MNLGDSIIQSFVNSFMKVKLSKSIKEHSLLNKKMDVEFLNALNDYFKQSLIDGGLPQILIKDISNITNTAGALGSKNKENIGQTLLEKNILTLNYLVSKLEKSSVLFDDKREHCFLEDDSSDNLAKHAKPSSFDAKDIASFQENIKELEDSGCLPITDGQLKAMAQRISETVYAILDQKYGSTSNLKLVRTKNSHRSMEDIILDPNPPKNIKIKLDDDSSFSIFNPSAQVTQEYEIRQALQVASGSSNQFSALNLEDQKSLKDAFEIFETNTKRADKWSPDTQRLVTGVKKLLFLYFNEDTPVYRITRDNLLEFRDLLYKIPTKLAQKSRYKDKSLSQILKLGENDDKLSEPTIQKYMIRVIQFFNYCFDSGYISKSITAKMNVKIDIDPSERAVLPYEASEARKIFEIVTSIKQSGKSPSSRIEASELYYVTMIAAYSGMRIKEITQLHKEDITLKDGIYCFNINTNDGKTTKTKNSIRFVPIHSKLIDLGLLEYVNSKKSGNIFKVSNKDFSEIFRSQIQRKFIDKDSKKTFYSFRHYFIDYLVQREVEANLIAQIVGHEKQYKILLNTYAKPINANTLKAKVEMVSYDNE; encoded by the coding sequence ATGAATCTTGGTGATAGCATAATCCAATCTTTTGTAAATTCGTTTATGAAAGTAAAGCTTAGTAAGAGCATCAAAGAGCACTCTCTTCTTAATAAGAAGATGGATGTAGAATTTCTAAATGCGCTCAATGACTACTTTAAACAAAGTTTGATAGATGGCGGTCTGCCTCAAATTTTAATTAAGGATATAAGTAATATCACTAACACTGCTGGCGCTCTTGGTAGCAAGAATAAAGAGAACATAGGGCAAACTCTTTTAGAGAAAAACATACTAACACTTAACTATCTTGTATCAAAGCTTGAGAAGAGCAGTGTGCTCTTTGATGACAAGCGTGAGCACTGTTTCCTTGAAGATGATTCTAGTGATAACTTAGCCAAACATGCCAAACCTAGTTCGTTTGACGCTAAGGACATAGCTTCATTCCAAGAAAATATAAAAGAGCTTGAAGATAGCGGTTGTTTGCCTATTACGGATGGACAGCTTAAGGCTATGGCTCAGAGGATTAGCGAAACGGTTTATGCCATACTAGATCAAAAGTATGGCTCAACTTCAAATTTAAAGCTAGTAAGAACAAAGAATAGCCATAGAAGCATGGAAGATATCATATTGGATCCAAATCCACCAAAAAATATCAAGATAAAATTAGATGACGATAGTAGCTTTAGTATTTTTAATCCTAGCGCCCAAGTAACACAAGAGTATGAGATCAGGCAAGCATTGCAAGTGGCATCTGGCTCTAGCAATCAATTCTCAGCTTTAAATTTAGAAGATCAAAAGAGCTTAAAGGATGCATTCGAGATATTTGAGACAAACACTAAAAGAGCTGACAAGTGGTCGCCAGATACGCAAAGACTAGTTACTGGCGTAAAAAAGCTCTTATTTTTATACTTTAACGAAGATACGCCAGTTTATAGGATCACAAGAGATAACTTGCTTGAATTTAGAGATCTTCTTTATAAAATTCCAACTAAGCTAGCTCAAAAGAGCAGGTATAAAGATAAAAGTTTATCTCAGATACTTAAGCTAGGAGAAAATGACGATAAACTCTCTGAGCCTACTATCCAAAAATATATGATAAGGGTTATTCAGTTTTTTAACTACTGCTTTGATAGCGGCTATATAAGTAAAAGCATAACTGCAAAAATGAATGTCAAGATAGACATAGACCCTAGCGAAAGGGCAGTGCTTCCATACGAAGCATCAGAAGCTAGAAAGATCTTTGAGATAGTAACTAGTATCAAACAAAGTGGTAAATCACCAAGTTCAAGGATAGAGGCTAGTGAGCTCTACTACGTCACAATGATAGCTGCTTATAGTGGCATGAGGATAAAAGAGATCACACAGCTTCATAAGGAAGATATAACCTTAAAAGATGGAATTTACTGCTTTAACATAAACACAAATGATGGTAAAACCACCAAGACCAAAAACAGCATTAGGTTTGTGCCTATTCATAGTAAGCTCATAGATCTAGGTCTGCTAGAATATGTTAATAGCAAGAAAAGCGGAAATATATTTAAGGTAAGCAATAAGGACTTCTCTGAAATTTTTAGAAGCCAGATCCAAAGAAAGTTTATAGACAAAGACTCTAAAAAGACCTTCTACTCTTTTAGGCACTACTTTATAGACTATCTAGTGCAACGCGAGGTAGAAGCTAACCTTATAGCCCAGATAGTAGGACATGAAAAGCAGTATAAAATTTTACTAAACACTTATGCCAAGCCTATTAATGCAAACACACTAAAGGCTAAAGTAGAGATGGTATCGTATGATAATGAGTAG
- the tssK gene encoding type VI secretion system baseplate subunit TssK, producing MSEKLKVVWYNGMNVDKVHFEQQERYFERNLNLKTISSFSNLYGVLDLEISSDLLLQGKIGLTKISCISQDGTIFNAPDQDELPEPLEIIPSELNSAIIVLKLPISSGLVDISLQNNLPNLKFTAKQALISSRVHDEASNDILNELDDKDDFELSSAFAQDKENIILASQRSSLGIFGSKMPYELSIPICKIKNIDLNKQIILDEKFIPTCINISKNTFITNFIEELSFATKQHQESYFGLLGGIDQAKNRLDFSTYLTLNMLKKWHLIFSYLLKKDKFHPEYLYEKLVDFQSDLLALSHDNSFSEFIAYDHNNLTQTFVSLINNLRLLFSHILSPKYIMAQIVKNNHGFYDCIFDNPSIIENSEIYFAIHSDTKNEYLLKNFKEQCKIHTQSNIKGIVSSQLRGINVEQISVVPSTLPKLNDYIYYKIDKKDEIFKSFANQNVISVYITANLPNADIKMWALL from the coding sequence ATGTCTGAAAAGCTAAAAGTCGTTTGGTATAACGGAATGAACGTTGATAAGGTTCATTTCGAGCAACAAGAAAGATATTTTGAGAGAAATTTAAACCTAAAAACCATCTCTTCTTTTTCAAATTTATACGGTGTTTTAGATTTAGAAATTTCAAGCGATCTTTTGCTTCAAGGCAAAATAGGGCTAACTAAAATTTCTTGTATCTCTCAAGATGGTACGATTTTCAATGCGCCAGATCAAGATGAATTACCAGAGCCACTTGAGATAATCCCAAGTGAACTAAACTCAGCCATTATAGTGCTAAAACTACCTATTAGCTCAGGTCTGGTTGATATTAGCTTGCAAAATAATTTACCAAATTTAAAATTTACAGCCAAGCAAGCACTTATTAGCTCAAGAGTGCATGATGAAGCTAGCAACGATATATTAAACGAGTTAGATGATAAAGATGATTTTGAACTATCTTCTGCCTTTGCACAAGATAAAGAAAATATAATCCTAGCGAGCCAAAGATCATCTCTTGGAATATTTGGCTCAAAGATGCCTTACGAGCTTAGCATACCAATTTGTAAAATAAAAAATATAGACCTAAATAAGCAAATAATACTTGACGAAAAATTTATTCCAACTTGTATTAACATTAGTAAAAACACCTTTATAACAAATTTTATAGAGGAGCTTAGCTTTGCTACAAAGCAACATCAAGAGAGTTATTTTGGGTTGTTAGGAGGTATTGATCAGGCTAAAAATAGACTTGATTTTTCAACGTATTTAACACTAAATATGCTAAAAAAATGGCATTTAATATTCTCTTATTTGTTAAAGAAAGATAAATTTCACCCAGAGTATTTGTATGAAAAATTAGTTGATTTTCAGTCTGATCTGTTGGCACTTAGTCACGATAATAGTTTTAGCGAATTTATAGCCTACGATCACAATAACCTAACTCAAACTTTTGTGTCTTTGATAAATAATCTAAGACTTTTATTCTCACATATCTTATCTCCAAAATATATAATGGCACAGATTGTTAAAAATAATCACGGCTTTTATGACTGTATTTTTGATAATCCAAGCATTATTGAAAACTCAGAAATTTATTTTGCTATTCACAGCGATACGAAAAATGAGTATCTTCTTAAAAATTTCAAAGAGCAATGCAAAATCCATACTCAATCAAATATAAAAGGCATAGTTTCTTCACAGCTAAGAGGTATAAACGTAGAGCAAATTTCTGTTGTTCCTAGTACTTTACCGAAGTTAAACGATTATATCTATTACAAGATAGACAAAAAAGACGAAATTTTTAAAAGCTTTGCAAATCAAAATGTGATTAGCGTTTATATAACGGCAAATTTACCGAATGCTGACATTAAAATGTGGGCTTTATTATAA
- a CDS encoding type VI secretion system baseplate subunit TssG: MNKELNQASFFKLVKNCLKHHDRRDIFLKNSPSFAYPINELESLNKEDAVKIVVNFMGLLGSGSHLTSYILEKISKSNDNNFEKFFDFFDNYLLWLFFDSISLKNYARSFEKELNDKISKILLDILNISNKKLAKKFLPFSPLIISQRRPKREIEFALQRHFNLKNKLFLLENLPNQIFIAPSNLNSLGIKNRALGRNFILGKKLFEKQTKIAVYINGIDYEEAIDFFPKRRKFKELQDTLIFFTNNEFVADLYIKINYSPKMQLKLGIDESYSKIGLGARLKSNKNMSNFIKFRLCS, encoded by the coding sequence ATGAACAAAGAACTAAATCAAGCTTCTTTTTTTAAATTAGTAAAGAACTGCCTAAAGCACCACGATAGAAGAGATATTTTTTTAAAAAATAGTCCAAGTTTTGCTTATCCGATTAATGAGCTTGAGAGCTTAAATAAAGAGGATGCAGTAAAAATCGTCGTAAATTTTATGGGTCTTTTGGGAAGTGGCTCGCATCTTACAAGCTATATTTTAGAAAAGATCTCAAAGAGTAACGATAATAATTTCGAGAAATTTTTTGACTTTTTTGATAATTACTTGCTTTGGCTTTTCTTTGATAGCATTAGTCTAAAAAATTATGCAAGATCCTTTGAAAAAGAGCTTAATGATAAAATTTCAAAGATTTTATTAGATATATTAAACATAAGCAATAAAAAATTAGCAAAAAAATTCTTACCATTTTCTCCGCTTATTATTAGTCAAAGAAGACCTAAAAGAGAGATTGAGTTTGCCTTGCAGCGTCATTTTAATTTAAAAAATAAACTATTTTTGCTAGAAAATCTACCAAATCAAATTTTCATAGCACCTTCAAATTTAAATTCGCTTGGCATCAAAAATAGGGCTTTGGGCAGAAATTTTATACTTGGTAAAAAGCTTTTTGAGAAACAAACTAAGATAGCAGTTTATATAAATGGCATAGATTATGAAGAAGCTATTGATTTTTTCCCAAAAAGAAGAAAGTTTAAAGAGCTTCAAGATACTCTTATCTTTTTTACGAACAATGAATTTGTTGCCGATTTATACATAAAAATAAACTATTCTCCAAAGATGCAATTAAAGCTTGGGATAGATGAAAGTTATAGTAAAATAGGCCTTGGTGCAAGGCTTAAAAGTAATAAAAATATGTCAAATTTTATAAAATTTAGGCTTTGCTCTTAA
- the tssC gene encoding type VI secretion system contractile sheath large subunit: protein MSETKVKTPIIESIMQRSKYSKDDESYSVVKQGVAEFISNIITTNNAEDKINKLALDEMIAHIDTLLSAQMDEILHNKSFQELESTWRGIRFLVERTNFNENVKIDLLDATKEEILDDFENNLDITQSTLYKQIYSAEYGQFGGEPVGAIVADYELDKSNQDMTFLNKMSSIAAMSHSPLLTSLSAKFFGLDNFGELENIKDLKSMLEGPQYTRWRTFRENEDAKYTGCMVNRFLTRSPYVPEDNPIKSFNYRETVNNHDDMLWGNGAYAFATRLTDSFADYRWCGNIIGPKGGGAVKDLPTYTYENYGSVQTKIPTEVLITDRREFELSENGFIALTLRRDSNNAAFFSANSALKPKIFPNTPEGKAAETNFRLGTQLPYVFLISRLAHYLKVLQREEIGTWKERSDVERGLNEWLRQYISDQENPPADVRSRRPFRSAKVIVSDIAGEPGWYKIELLARPHFKFMGANFELSLVGKLDKE, encoded by the coding sequence ATGTCTGAAACTAAAGTTAAAACTCCTATCATTGAAAGCATAATGCAAAGGAGTAAATATTCAAAAGATGACGAGAGTTATAGTGTTGTAAAGCAAGGAGTTGCTGAGTTTATTTCAAATATAATCACAACAAATAATGCTGAAGATAAAATAAACAAGCTCGCACTTGATGAGATGATAGCCCACATTGATACCCTTTTATCTGCTCAAATGGATGAAATTTTACACAATAAATCTTTTCAAGAGCTAGAATCAACTTGGCGTGGAATTAGATTTTTGGTTGAGAGAACAAATTTTAATGAAAATGTAAAAATTGATCTTTTAGACGCCACAAAAGAAGAAATTTTAGATGATTTTGAAAATAATCTAGATATAACTCAAAGTACACTTTATAAACAAATTTATTCAGCTGAATATGGACAATTTGGTGGTGAGCCAGTTGGTGCGATAGTGGCTGATTATGAGCTAGATAAATCAAATCAAGATATGACTTTTTTAAATAAAATGTCATCAATTGCTGCAATGAGCCATTCACCACTTCTCACATCTCTTTCTGCTAAATTTTTTGGACTTGACAACTTTGGTGAGCTTGAAAATATAAAAGATCTAAAAAGCATGCTAGAAGGCCCACAATATACAAGATGGAGAACTTTTAGGGAAAATGAAGATGCAAAATACACAGGATGTATGGTAAATAGATTTCTTACAAGATCTCCTTATGTGCCAGAAGATAATCCTATAAAGAGCTTTAATTATAGAGAAACTGTAAATAATCACGATGATATGCTTTGGGGCAATGGAGCTTATGCGTTTGCTACAAGGCTTACAGATAGTTTTGCTGATTATAGATGGTGCGGCAATATCATTGGGCCAAAAGGTGGCGGTGCTGTAAAGGATCTTCCAACTTACACTTACGAAAATTATGGAAGCGTTCAAACAAAAATTCCAACCGAAGTTTTGATCACAGATAGAAGAGAATTTGAACTTTCAGAAAATGGATTTATCGCTCTTACTTTAAGAAGAGATAGCAATAACGCTGCATTTTTCTCTGCTAACTCTGCTTTAAAGCCTAAAATTTTCCCAAATACTCCAGAAGGTAAAGCTGCTGAGACAAATTTCAGACTCGGAACCCAACTACCTTATGTATTTTTGATCTCTCGTTTGGCTCATTATCTAAAAGTGCTTCAAAGAGAAGAGATAGGTACATGGAAAGAGCGTAGTGATGTTGAGCGTGGCTTAAATGAATGGCTAAGACAATACATCTCGGATCAGGAAAACCCACCAGCAGATGTTAGAAGTAGAAGACCATTTAGAAGTGCAAAGGTTATCGTTAGCGATATAGCTGGCGAGCCTGGTTGGTACAAAATAGAGCTTCTAGCTAGACCTCACTTTAAATTTATGGGAGCAAATTTCGAGCTTTCTTTGGTCGGAAAACTAGACAAAGAGTAA
- a CDS encoding type VI secretion system domain-containing protein, producing MQDNFCNKFNEDFLENELYISLTDEMSKYKTLMHDSIKWDYVFSSSLKALSEFSLDAKLLNFLVISAINLNDKEAFKTLIKAFIFFLSILKKEPNSLAKNEKQLPAKKKIIAQTIELFTQANNKALDQADAKAFNDLVPELSKELGTHFDTLYIEEKKEEILKAKEPKVITKTEPTYHQNVSFSGNDISTFNDREFREYFINLSLMLLKSDIKNFNAYSLIFEAMWGRIKALPSSSDQITQIRYPDENLIMLFKKSNELNLDNLEKFIRNLALNPFWIEGIKIFCEFLNSAGLARQSDLICDMVLNFIDKFPDIKKLKFQSGESFFSEEINKFFIKSNSLEFTSSSDSKKDMSFEDLIKELDKSKHASSAQSELNFMLELSKIFTAQGMNNNAKATYAQIVNFIENTELKDYLSDIYIKAKTFV from the coding sequence GTGCAAGATAATTTTTGTAATAAATTTAATGAAGATTTTTTAGAGAATGAGCTTTATATTAGTTTAACTGATGAAATGTCAAAGTATAAAACTTTGATGCATGACAGTATAAAGTGGGATTATGTATTTAGCTCATCTTTAAAAGCTTTAAGTGAATTTAGCCTTGACGCTAAGCTTTTAAATTTCTTAGTGATTTCTGCTATAAATTTAAACGATAAAGAGGCTTTTAAGACACTTATAAAAGCTTTTATCTTTTTTCTATCTATTTTGAAAAAAGAGCCAAATTCACTTGCAAAAAATGAAAAGCAGCTACCTGCTAAAAAAAAGATAATAGCTCAAACAATAGAGCTTTTTACGCAAGCTAATAATAAAGCTTTGGATCAAGCTGACGCAAAAGCTTTTAATGATCTTGTACCTGAGCTTTCGAAAGAACTTGGCACACATTTTGATACGCTTTATATAGAAGAAAAAAAAGAAGAAATTTTAAAAGCTAAAGAGCCAAAAGTAATTACTAAAACTGAGCCAACTTACCATCAAAACGTTTCATTTAGCGGCAATGACATTAGTACATTTAATGATAGAGAATTTAGAGAATATTTTATAAATTTATCACTAATGCTTTTAAAGAGTGATATTAAAAATTTTAACGCTTATTCTTTAATTTTTGAAGCAATGTGGGGCAGAATAAAGGCGCTCCCATCAAGTAGCGATCAAATAACACAGATACGTTACCCTGATGAAAATCTGATTATGCTTTTTAAAAAAAGTAACGAACTCAATCTTGACAACTTAGAAAAATTTATAAGAAATTTAGCACTTAACCCATTTTGGATAGAAGGCATTAAGATATTTTGCGAGTTTTTAAATAGTGCTGGACTTGCAAGGCAAAGTGATCTTATTTGTGATATGGTTTTAAATTTTATTGATAAATTTCCAGATATAAAAAAGCTCAAATTCCAAAGTGGAGAATCTTTTTTTAGCGAAGAGATAAATAAATTTTTTATTAAAAGCAACTCTTTGGAATTTACTTCTAGCAGTGATAGTAAAAAAGATATGAGCTTTGAAGATCTAATAAAAGAACTAGACAAAAGTAAGCATGCTTCAAGTGCTCAAAGTGAGCTTAATTTTATGCTTGAATTATCAAAAATTTTTACTGCTCAAGGCATGAATAATAATGCAAAAGCTACCTATGCACAAATAGTTAATTTTATAGAAAATACCGAGCTTAAAGATTATTTATCAGACATATATATAAAGGCAAAAACATTTGTGTGA
- the icmH gene encoding type IVB secretion system protein IcmH/DotU produces MNENQNETSVLSQTNLLGLGTNLALDHVLPLLLLANRVSKLQNFSQSEMANLREKLINDILSTTSKISNLGIYEEDDIIRLRYCLCVFIDESLLKNEIFMNSFWANNTLTTRFFNENLGGNKFFGIMDKWFENVGKNKDFLEFIYACLVLGYKGKYETQEDCNEKISYLCENIAAAVSPLIKADENVFEKSYLKQTKKSFLEVFSLKRLKFYFILLAIAMIAAAFLYSTYSMDQNNIRNDSILNNKIENFMDNK; encoded by the coding sequence ATGAACGAAAATCAAAATGAAACCTCAGTTTTAAGTCAAACAAATCTTTTGGGTCTTGGCACAAATCTTGCACTAGATCATGTATTACCATTGCTTCTTTTGGCAAATAGGGTTTCAAAATTACAAAATTTTTCACAAAGTGAAATGGCAAATTTACGTGAAAAATTGATAAACGATATCTTAAGCACTACTTCAAAGATATCAAATCTAGGCATTTACGAGGAAGACGATATTATTAGACTTAGGTATTGCCTTTGTGTTTTTATAGATGAGAGCTTGCTAAAAAATGAAATTTTTATGAACAGCTTTTGGGCCAATAATACCCTGACAACAAGATTTTTTAATGAAAATTTAGGTGGAAATAAATTCTTTGGCATTATGGATAAGTGGTTTGAAAATGTTGGCAAAAATAAAGATTTCTTAGAATTTATATATGCTTGTTTGGTGCTTGGCTATAAAGGAAAATATGAAACCCAAGAAGATTGCAATGAAAAAATCTCTTATCTTTGTGAAAATATAGCTGCGGCTGTTTCTCCGCTCATAAAGGCTGATGAAAATGTATTTGAAAAGAGTTACTTAAAACAGACAAAGAAAAGCTTTCTTGAGGTATTTTCGCTAAAGCGTTTAAAATTTTATTTCATTTTGCTAGCCATTGCTATGATCGCAGCTGCATTTTTATATAGTACATATTCTATGGATCAAAACAATATCAGAAACGATAGCATCCTAAATAATAAGATAGAGAATTTTATGGATAATAAGTAA
- the tssF gene encoding type VI secretion system baseplate subunit TssF, translating to MDYNENNLAYFQKEMAYLDETRALFIKNFPKVAPFLDTKSKDPDVESIIENMAILTSRIRQELDENIPLIAESLVNILMPSYTNPFPSACMQEFTLRDDFSGVREFIPKGSIVESKQINGITCKFQTIFDINLLPLKITKAFMSNNKSDYLLNLNISVTKDELSTKELDIDFLNLYLGNNVYFSSTLLMWLKNYLKFITISFEDSDQEIKLSPDKLSLDEFDERLIKSDEFGFEAFELLKELSFFPSKLNFMRLNGLGFLKNFSAKSFNIKFIFSKDMPSGYVPRLEYFSLFATPAINLFAMSAEPILNNNRRSEYRIFLDRSNIDAYEIVSISKVVAHSSNNEKRILKNYKSFERFEFLNDERAKDYYFVSNKTDIKLNSYKEISFFKSDSKDQTISIDAFCCNGDLPCNLKLGEIDRVLSHQGVTTKNLTIPTSVKRVKIDGNLLWKLVSILSFSYQSILEKGSFLALLNTFSAPDDEFFKKFANSLYDIKTKQIYRVDQGFAKRGLLCIFYIDESEFESIGNVYVLGINLAKFLSKFASINSFCELKIKCIKSKILLNYDFLGGTKKLI from the coding sequence ATGGACTATAATGAAAATAATCTAGCTTATTTTCAAAAAGAGATGGCGTATCTTGATGAAACAAGAGCTCTTTTTATTAAAAATTTTCCAAAAGTAGCACCCTTTTTAGATACTAAAAGCAAAGATCCTGATGTCGAGAGTATAATAGAAAATATGGCTATTTTGACATCTAGGATTAGGCAAGAACTAGATGAAAATATCCCACTAATCGCTGAGTCTTTAGTAAATATCTTAATGCCAAGCTATACAAATCCTTTTCCATCAGCTTGTATGCAAGAATTTACCTTAAGAGATGACTTCTCTGGGGTGAGAGAATTTATACCAAAAGGAAGTATAGTCGAGTCAAAGCAGATCAATGGCATAACGTGCAAATTTCAAACGATCTTTGACATAAATTTACTTCCCTTAAAGATAACAAAAGCTTTTATGTCAAACAACAAGAGTGATTATCTTCTAAATTTAAATATAAGCGTTACAAAGGACGAGCTTAGCACAAAAGAACTTGATATAGATTTTTTAAATTTATATCTTGGAAATAATGTTTACTTCTCTTCTACGCTCCTAATGTGGCTAAAAAATTACTTGAAATTTATTACAATAAGTTTTGAAGATAGCGATCAAGAGATAAAGTTAAGCCCTGATAAACTTAGTTTAGATGAGTTTGATGAGCGTTTGATAAAGAGTGATGAGTTTGGATTTGAAGCATTTGAGCTTTTAAAAGAGCTATCATTTTTTCCTTCAAAGTTAAATTTTATGCGATTAAATGGACTTGGCTTTCTTAAAAATTTTTCCGCAAAAAGCTTTAATATTAAATTTATATTTTCAAAAGATATGCCAAGTGGATATGTGCCAAGGCTAGAGTATTTTTCTCTTTTTGCTACGCCTGCAATAAATTTATTTGCAATGAGTGCCGAGCCTATTTTGAATAACAATAGGCGAAGCGAATATAGAATTTTTCTAGATCGCTCAAATATCGATGCTTATGAAATCGTTTCAATCAGTAAGGTGGTCGCCCACAGCAGTAATAATGAAAAAAGGATATTAAAAAACTATAAAAGTTTTGAGAGATTCGAATTTTTAAATGATGAGCGAGCAAAAGATTATTATTTTGTCAGCAATAAAACAGATATAAAACTAAACTCTTATAAAGAAATTTCTTTTTTTAAAAGTGACTCTAAAGATCAAACCATCAGCATAGATGCGTTTTGCTGCAATGGTGATTTACCTTGCAATCTAAAGCTTGGTGAGATAGATAGAGTGTTATCCCACCAAGGTGTAACAACTAAAAATTTAACTATTCCAACTAGTGTAAAGCGAGTAAAAATAGATGGAAATCTTCTTTGGAAACTAGTTAGTATCTTATCTTTTAGCTATCAAAGTATACTAGAGAAGGGCTCTTTTTTAGCACTTCTTAATACATTTAGCGCACCAGATGATGAGTTTTTTAAAAAATTTGCCAACTCGCTTTATGATATAAAAACAAAGCAAATTTATAGAGTTGATCAAGGCTTTGCAAAAAGAGGGTTGCTCTGCATATTCTATATAGATGAAAGTGAATTTGAGAGTATCGGAAATGTCTATGTTTTAGGTATAAATTTGGCTAAATTTTTATCAAAATTTGCCTCAATCAATTCATTTTGCGAGCTTAAAATAAAGTGTATAAAGAGTAAAATTTTGCTTAATTATGACTTTTTAGGTGGTACAAAAAAATTAATATGA
- the tssJ gene encoding type VI secretion system lipoprotein TssJ: protein MKKIFKFLSFLVFMLFLTGCAKDLIISNMPNSNLNYHGDNVPITIIAYKLRDVAKFKEASIIDLAERNGEILGYDKIDSIKTQIQPNTNRYAFTNVYPDEVPYVGILVLYADQSKTNIKAYKATKEIKEKNIVFEITKNGVNVLDASSSKIQASK, encoded by the coding sequence ATGAAAAAAATATTTAAATTTCTATCTTTTTTAGTATTTATGCTATTTCTTACAGGATGTGCAAAAGATCTTATTATAAGCAATATGCCAAATTCAAATTTAAACTATCATGGCGATAATGTTCCTATAACTATCATAGCTTATAAATTAAGAGATGTGGCTAAATTTAAAGAAGCTAGCATTATCGATCTAGCTGAGAGAAATGGTGAAATACTAGGTTATGACAAGATTGACTCTATAAAAACACAAATTCAGCCAAATACAAATAGATATGCTTTTACAAATGTATATCCTGACGAGGTTCCGTATGTCGGTATTTTGGTACTTTATGCCGATCAGAGCAAGACAAATATCAAGGCTTATAAAGCTACAAAAGAGATAAAAGAAAAAAATATAGTTTTTGAAATAACAAAAAATGGCGTAAATGTTTTAGACGCTAGTAGCTCTAAAATACAAGCAAGCAAATAA
- the tssB gene encoding type VI secretion system contractile sheath small subunit translates to MADNLIPPKERINIVYKTKTNDQEADVELPLKLMVVANLTGENQTPLEDREVISINKINFDQVMKSLDIHTNFSVKNKLNSNNEDLNIDLDFESIHDFNPDNIINQIPELKKLLQLRKALVALKGPMGNMPDFRKAVLEAIKDEDSRKQLLLEIKDEQDKE, encoded by the coding sequence ATGGCAGATAATCTAATCCCACCAAAAGAACGCATAAATATAGTTTATAAAACTAAGACAAATGACCAAGAGGCTGATGTAGAGCTTCCATTAAAGCTTATGGTAGTTGCAAATTTAACTGGTGAAAACCAAACTCCACTTGAAGATCGTGAAGTGATTTCTATCAATAAAATAAATTTTGATCAGGTTATGAAAAGCTTAGATATTCATACAAATTTCTCTGTAAAAAATAAGCTAAATTCTAACAATGAAGATTTAAATATTGACCTTGATTTTGAGAGCATCCATGATTTTAATCCAGACAATATTATAAACCAAATCCCTGAACTAAAAAAACTTTTACAACTTAGAAAAGCTTTAGTTGCACTAAAAGGTCCTATGGGCAATATGCCTGATTTTAGAAAGGCGGTTTTAGAAGCTATAAAAGATGAAGATAGTAGAAAACAACTTCTTTTAGAGATTAAAGACGAACAAGATAAGGAATAA